From the genome of Populus alba chromosome 10, ASM523922v2, whole genome shotgun sequence, one region includes:
- the LOC118059826 gene encoding glycine-rich RNA-binding protein RZ1C isoform X2 yields the protein MLERDTGRPRGFGFITFADRRAMDDAIREMHGRDFGDRVISVNKAQPKIGGDDSDHGYRGGYSTGSRGGYGGGDRPAGQDECFKCGRSGHWARDCPSAGGRGGGGGLISSRSRFGGAGDRGDRFGGDRDRYIDDRYDGGRYGDKDRFDSRDNKYGGRDRYASDRYPPNGDRFSGDRYGGSDRYAQNGYGKDKGYDRDVGPRGGNDRYGSGGPQRNDRSSYRNRPGPYDRPSRGGHPSSFERY from the exons ATGTTGGAAAGAGATACAGGCCGTCCACGTGGATTTGGATTTATTACATTTGCGGATCGTCGAGCCATGGATGATGCTATCAGGGAGATGCATGGACGGGACTTTGGTGACCGTGTCATCTCAGTGAACAAGGCCCAACCTAAAATAGGAGGAGATGATTCAGACCATGGCTACAGGGGAGGCTACTCAACTGGAAGCAGGGGAGGCTATGGGGGAGGAGACAGACCTGCTGGACAAGATGAGTGCTTCAAGTGTGGGCGTTCAGGGCATTGGGCTAGAGATTGCCCTTCAGCTGGTGGCaggggtggtggtggaggtTTAATCTCTTCGCGTTCTAGGTTTGGAGGGGCTGGAGACCGTGGGGATCGTTTTGGAGGAGATCGTGATCGATACATAGATGACCGCTATGATGGGGGACGCTATGGTGATAAGGATCGTTTTGACAGTAGAGACAACAAGTATGGGGGCCGTGATCGTTATGCTAGTGACAG GTACCCACCAAATGGAGATCGATTTTCTGGGGATAGGTATGGTGGGTCAGATCGCTATGCACAAAATGGTTATGGCAAAGACAAAGGCTATGATAGGGATGTTGGTCCACGAGGGGGCAATGATAGGTATGGAAGTGGAGGGCCTCAACGCAATGATAGGAGCAGCTACAGAAACAGGCCAGGACCTTATGACCGCCCCAGCAGAGGAGGACACCCGTCTTCTTTTGAGCGCTACTAA
- the LOC118059824 gene encoding ACT domain-containing protein ACR10, whose amino-acid sequence MGILHEDVVVISQAEKPGEPAVITVNCPDKTGLGCDLCRVILLFGLSICREDAQTDGKWCYLVFWVAGKPNTRWDLLKKRLLEVCPSYFSTSEFDYYKPENQQPKPPDVFLLKFWCSYDREGLLHDVTEVLWELELTIKRVKVSTAPDGRVLDLFFITDNRELLRTKMRQEETIHYLKNVLGKALISCEIELAGAEVTACSQSFLPPAITEDMFNLELPNKHRSGFLVPNPVSVTVDNTLSPAHTLIQLLCKDHKGLSYDIMRTLKDYHIQISYGRFFANRKGNCEVDLFLMQADGKKIVDPNKQNALCSRLRMELLRPVRLAVVSRGPDTELLVANPVELSGRGRPLVFHDITLALKTLNTRIFSVEIGRHMIHDREWEVYRILLDEGDGLPVSRNKIEEGVRKVLMGWE is encoded by the exons ATGGGGATATTGCACGAGGATGTTGTTGTGATAAGTCAAGCGGAGAAGCCTGGAGAGCCGGCTGTGATTACTGTGAACTGTCCTGATAAAACTGGACTTGGTTGTGATTTGTGCAGGGTTATCTTGCTTTTTGGACTAAGCATTTGTAGAGaag ATGCACAAACGGACGGGAAGTGGTGCTATTTAGTGTTTTGGGTGGCGGGGAAGCCTAACACAAGGTGggatttgttgaagaagaggctATTGGAGGTGTGCCCGTCATATTTTTCAACCTCAGAATTTGACTACTACAAGCCTGAGAACCAACAGCCAAAGCCGCCGGATGTATTTCTGTTGAAGTTCTGGTGCTCTTATGACCGTGAGGGCCTTTTACATG atGTAACTGAGGTTCTATGGGAGCTGGAGCTAACTATAAAAAGAGTGAAGGTGTCCACTGCTCCAGATGGGAGAGTGCTGGACCTCTTTTTCATCACAGATAATAG GGAACTTCTTCGCACAAAAATGAGACAGGAGGAAACAATTCATTATCTGAAGAATGTGTTAGGGAAGGCCTTGATTAGTTGTGAGATCGAATTAGCTGGGGCAGAAGTTACTGCATGTTCTCAATCATTTCTTCCTCCTGCAATCACAGAAGACATGTTTAATTTGGAGCTTCCCAATAAACACCGGAGTGGCTTTCTCGTTCCCAATCCTGTCTCTGTTACAGTGGACAACACCCTCAGCCCTGCGCACACTCTCATTCAACTTCTCTGCAAGGATCACAAGGGTCTCAGTTACGATATAATGAGAACACTGAAGGATTATCATATCCAG ATTTCTTATGGGCGTTTCTTTGCGAACCGAAAAGGAAACTGTGAGGTGGACTTGTTCTTAATGCAAGCAGATGGCAAGAAGATAGTTGACCCCAACAAACAGAATGCCTTGTGTTCTCGTCTGAGAATGGAGCTTCTGCGTCCTGTAAGACTTGCTGTGGTTAGTCGAGGTCCTGATACTGAGCTGCTCGTTGCAAACCCTGTTGAGCTGTCTGGCCGAGGCCGGCCTCTCGTCTTCCACGACATTACTCTGGCTCTGAAGACCCTAAACACCCGCATCTTCTCG gTAGAGATAGGGAGACACATGATTCACGATCGGGAATGGGAGGTCTACAGAATACTACTCGATGAAGGGGATGGTTTACCTGTGTCCCGGAACAAGATCGAGGAGGGTGTTAGAAAAGTATTGATGGGCTGGGAATAG
- the LOC118059826 gene encoding glycine-rich RNA-binding protein RZ1C isoform X1: MAGKEENRIFVGGLSWDITERQLENAFDRFGKIVESQVMLERDTGRPRGFGFITFADRRAMDDAIREMHGRDFGDRVISVNKAQPKIGGDDSDHGYRGGYSTGSRGGYGGGDRPAGQDECFKCGRSGHWARDCPSAGGRGGGGGLISSRSRFGGAGDRGDRFGGDRDRYIDDRYDGGRYGDKDRFDSRDNKYGGRDRYASDRYPPNGDRFSGDRYGGSDRYAQNGYGKDKGYDRDVGPRGGNDRYGSGGPQRNDRSSYRNRPGPYDRPSRGGHPSSFERY, encoded by the exons ATGGCCGGAAAGGAAGAGAACCGGATATTTGTCGGAGGTTTGTCATGGGACATCACTGAACGGCAGCTCGAGAATGCGTTTGATCGCTTTGGAAAAATCGTTGAGAGTCAG GTTATGTTGGAAAGAGATACAGGCCGTCCACGTGGATTTGGATTTATTACATTTGCGGATCGTCGAGCCATGGATGATGCTATCAGGGAGATGCATGGACGGGACTTTGGTGACCGTGTCATCTCAGTGAACAAGGCCCAACCTAAAATAGGAGGAGATGATTCAGACCATGGCTACAGGGGAGGCTACTCAACTGGAAGCAGGGGAGGCTATGGGGGAGGAGACAGACCTGCTGGACAAGATGAGTGCTTCAAGTGTGGGCGTTCAGGGCATTGGGCTAGAGATTGCCCTTCAGCTGGTGGCaggggtggtggtggaggtTTAATCTCTTCGCGTTCTAGGTTTGGAGGGGCTGGAGACCGTGGGGATCGTTTTGGAGGAGATCGTGATCGATACATAGATGACCGCTATGATGGGGGACGCTATGGTGATAAGGATCGTTTTGACAGTAGAGACAACAAGTATGGGGGCCGTGATCGTTATGCTAGTGACAG GTACCCACCAAATGGAGATCGATTTTCTGGGGATAGGTATGGTGGGTCAGATCGCTATGCACAAAATGGTTATGGCAAAGACAAAGGCTATGATAGGGATGTTGGTCCACGAGGGGGCAATGATAGGTATGGAAGTGGAGGGCCTCAACGCAATGATAGGAGCAGCTACAGAAACAGGCCAGGACCTTATGACCGCCCCAGCAGAGGAGGACACCCGTCTTCTTTTGAGCGCTACTAA
- the LOC118059825 gene encoding protein SEEDLING PLASTID DEVELOPMENT 1 has translation MTSMNSRFLLIDLQSSCYSARQIPLSTTLTYLSTITSSFRQTRGVQRRIASSKSPTPSVVRASEIRRPGDRYRTGNGPVIDLENSASTSSSVNSNSELDLFLELLPLRMKSGLSGHREIGELIEVVMDLGRKPIARFPSGDFVICEQPVRHEDLKHAISKVGDFSDDNRSGIDSSLHRISAIRNRKMQIIGLTCRVGRAISGSAEIIRDLVEGGSSILVIGRPGVGKTTLIREIARMLADDQRKRVVIVDTSNEIGGDGDVPHAGIGRARRMQVPNVNMQHNIMIEAVENHMPETIIIDEIGTELEALAASTIAQRGVQLVGTAHGMTIDNIIKNPSLQILVGGIESVTLGDEEARKRKVQKTILERKGPPTFTCAVEMITRTECRVHHRLDATVDAILAGKSPLFEIRHVDTEVDDSLKLIPILQENHIEESDDSLKSISILQENYVEETEVITSDKERCDEVESDEEDEDYHPKRSKTWKSSGTERKRNSPVCVYTCKIVDSDLLQVAKVMGIENEIDVTDDIGAADAILASSSEMKQNPWIRGVAKYHHLPVFVIKSNTMAQMVKALRMILGMESLGSSLQQPLKSSFGIEIEDDAPKRKPTLEEIDALEEVRLAIEYIVIPGGEPVELLPRRSEIIARQLELVESYQLTAENSGTEVNPRLQILPMRTNKKTTSRPPKSSSTSQASLESLTGSGGTSVTRLPLLPE, from the exons ATGACATCAATGAATTCGCGTTTTTTACTCATTGATCTACAAAGCTCATGTTATTCAGCTCGGCAAATCCCACTATCAACAACACTTACTTACCTCTCAACAATCACTTCATCATTTCGTCAAACACGTGGTGTGCAGCGTCGAATTGCCTCCTCAAAGTCACCCACACCGTCGGTTGTACGGGCTTCGGAGATACGGAGACCGGGGGATCGGTACAGGACAGGAAATGGGCCGGTGATCGATTTGGAGAATTCCGCTTCTACTTCGAGTTCAGTGAATAGTAATAGCGAGTTGGATTTGTTTCTTGAATTGTTGCCGTTGAGAATGAAGAGTGGGTTATCTGGGCACAGAGAGATTGGTGAGTTGATTGAAGTGGTAATGGATTTGGGAAGGAAGCCTATTGCCAGATTTCCATCTGGGGATTTTGTCATTTGTGAGCAGCCAGTGAGGCATGAGGATTTAAAGCATGCTATATCAAAG GTTGGTGATTTTTCTGATGACAACCGTTCGGGTATTGATAGTTCTTTGCATCGTATAAGTGCCATTCGAAACCGTAAGATGCAAATTATTGGCCTTACTTGTCGGGTTGGTCGTGCTATATCTGGAAGTGCTGAAATTATCCGTGACTTGGTTGAGGGGGGAAGTTCTATCTTGGTCATAGGTCGTCCAGGAGTGGGTAAAACAACCTTAATCAG AGAAATAGCCAGAATGTTGGCAGATGACCAGCGGAAACGTGTTGTAATTGTAGATACATCAAATGAAATTGGGGGTGATGGGGATGTTCCTCATGCAGGAATAGGTCGTGCAAGGAGGATGCAAGTTCCAAATGTTAATATGCAGCATAAT ATTATGATTGAAGCAGTTGAAAATCATATGCCCGAGACCATCATAATTGATGAGATTGGAACAGAGCTTGAAGCCTTAGCTGCCAGCACTATTGCTCAACGTGGAGTTCAGCTGGTTGGAACAGCCCATGGAATGACCATAGACAACATAATAAAGAATCCTTCTTTGCAGATTCTTGTTGGAGGCATAGAG AGTGTAACTCTCGGGGATGAGGAAGCAAGGAAAAGGAAAGTGCAGAAGACAATTCTTGAGAGGAAAGGACCTCCAACATTTACATGTGCTGTTGAGATGATAACTAGAACAGAGTGTCGTGTTCATCACAGATTAGATGCAACAGTAGATGCTATATTGGCTG GAAAATCTCCTCTGTTTGAAATCCGACACGTAGATACTGAGGTTGATGATTCTCTTAAGTTAATTCCAATACTTCAAGAGAACCATATAGAAGAAAGTGATGATTCTCTCAAGTCCATTTCAATACTTCAAGAGAACTACGTAGAAGAAACTGAGGTGATAACTAGTGATAAAGAAAGATGTGATGAAGTAGAGTCTGACGAGGAAGATGAAGATTATCAtccaaaacgatccaaaacatggAAATCCAGTGGAACTGAGCGCAAGAGGAATTCACCAGTATGCGTATACACTTGCAAG ATTGTTGATTCTGATCTACTACAAGTGGCAAAAGTAATGGGGATAGAGAATGAGATAGATGTGACTGATGACATTGGAGCAGCAGATGCAATACTAGCATCCAGTTCAGAAATGAAGCAGAACCCATGGATCCGTGGTGTTGCTAAATACCACCATTTACCTGTATTTGTTATCAAG TCAAATACCATGGCACAAATGGTGAAGGCACTTCGTATGATTCTTGGAATGGAATCGCTTGGCTCTTCATTACAACAGCCACTCAAAAGTTCTTTTGGCATAGAAATTGAAGATGATGCACCAAAAAGGAAACCTACCTTGGAAGAGATTGATGCCTTGGAG GAGGTTCGCCTGGCAATTGAGTATATTGTCATCCCTGGCGGAGAGCCAGTGGAGCTTCTTCCTAGACGCTCTGAAATAATTGCTCGGCAGCTAGAGCTCGTGGAAAGCTATCAGTTGACAGCAGAAAATTCAGGCACTGAAGTTAACCCTAGGTTGCAGATTCTTCCCATGAGgacaaacaagaaaacaacatCTAGACCTCCAAAATCTAGTTCAACTTCACAGGCAAGCTTGGAATCATTAACTGGAAGCGGTGGCACTAGTGTGACCAGGCTGCCCCTTCTTCCTGAATAA
- the LOC118059823 gene encoding probable cysteine protease RD19D has translation MIHKTPALTCTAILAVLLTFSPVTVAVTDLYDNPQDPTILQVTGNPALDNRKFMKNGLNLLGTEEKFKMFIKEHNKEYATREEYVHRFGIFGKNLIRAVEHQALDPTAIHGVTPFMDLTEEEFERMYAGVLGGGTLPVEKGSVSFMDASGLPDSFDWREKGAVTDVETQGSCGSCWAFSTTGSVEGANFIATGKLLNLSEQQLVDCDRVCDKTDKASCDDGCGGGLMTNAYRYLIEAGGLQEESSYPYTGKSGECKFDPEKIAVKVANFTNIAVDENQIAANLVHHGPLAIGLNAIFMQTYIGGVSCPLICGKKLLNHGVLLVGYGARGYSILRFGYKPYWIIKNSWGKHWGEKGYYRLCRGHGVCGMNKMVSAVVTKVA, from the exons ATGATCCATAAAACCCCAGCTCTAACATGCACTGCAATCCTTGCAGTACTCCTAACCTTTTCACCAGTAACAGTTGCTGTAACTGATCTCTATGACAACCCACAGGACCCAACAATCCTCCAAGTCACAGGCAATCCTGCCCTTGACAACAGGAAGTTCATGAAAAATGGTCTTAACCTTCTGGGAACTGAAGAGAAGTTCAAGATGTTTATAAAAGAGCACAACAAAGAATATGCAACTAGAGAAGAGTACGTGCACCGCTTTGGGATCTTCGGCAAGAACTTGATCAGAGCTGTTGAGCACCAGGCACTGGACCCCACTGCAATTCATGGGGTCACTCCGTTTATGGACTTGACCGAGGAGGAATTCGAGAGAATGTATGCTGGTGTTTTGGGTGGTGGTACTTTACCAGTGGAGAAAGGTTCTGTTTCTTTCATGGATGCAAGTGGTTTGCCTGATAGTTTTGATTGGAGAGAGAAAGGAGCTGTCACTGATGTCGAGACTCAG GGTTCCTGTGGATCATGCTGGGCTTTTAGTACCACTGGATCTGTTGAAGGAGCAAATTTTATTGCAACAGGGAAGCTTCTCAATCTCAGTGAACAACAGCTTGTTGATTGTGACAGGGTG TGTGACAAGACAGACAAGGCTTCATGCGACGATGGTTGCGGCGGAGGACTCATGACCAATGCCTACAGGTATTTGATTGAAGCAGGGGGGTTACAAGAGGAGAGTTCATACCCTTATACAGGTAAAAGTGGCGAATGCAAGTTTGATCCTGAGAAGATAGCTGTAAAGGTTGCTAATTTCACCAATATCGCTGTTGACGAGAACCAAATTGCGGCAAATTTAGTTCACCATGGACCTCTTGCAA TTGGATTGAATGCAATATTCATGCAAACTTACATCGGAGGAGTCTCCTGCCCACTTATCTGCGGCAAGAAATTGCTCAACCATGGTGTTCTTCTTGTCGGGTATGGTGCAAGAGGGTACTCCATTCTTAGATTTGGATACAAGCCGTATTGGATCATCAAGAACTCATGGGGAAAGCATTGGGGAGAGAAGGGATATTACCGGCTTTGCAGGGGACATGGTGTGTGTGGCATGAACAAGATGGTCTCTGCAGTGGTAACCAAGGTTGCCTAA